Proteins encoded within one genomic window of Ranitomeya variabilis isolate aRanVar5 chromosome 4, aRanVar5.hap1, whole genome shotgun sequence:
- the CEP131 gene encoding centrosomal protein of 131 kDa isoform X5, with protein sequence MPLHRDSPRAINNLRRSNSTTQVTPGSGSLFSGEQREDFLSFFESSSVGRKKLHGLAKTPPEKKATWNILDDQPRAFPVPSSARSASSVQSLSMKRRDMPALAPNFPANNRSNKGTVGNTVTTMVHNNYSSGDRGLAAKSSNQKPPSLNNQRTPNGEESGSSFQKSQKNLSGTNNLGRNNAGGNSAAQRRKEVTAEEAERFILQVNNAAITIQRWYRRQRQKRRSGEEALRHMLASKKEERQHQADESSHLNSHQSKDDERKRIREEKARQARRAAVQELQLKRAQKALEAQKLVEEELALLQQSGKVGKKKVSRNLLSSPLQRSSKSNNNNAGARVQDVLENDNSVIPLFKPSPDYRSSEHSAQALSTPDHILGEVDVAASAQSKTTLTDLLDTLKQLEEPEPLMEIRTEVKDKFHWIDGDADTSLTTDNLERHSQMTHNRQVEQKEVHGGAATLLSEAKLQNIISFLDEMEKAEQERPRSSGSNTHRGTLLSEAELNHLEQASAVATEVTSSMLKMRLELEEKKKALSLLQTALAQQRELTVRHVKQTEKEMSYQLKQQSAQYEATIQRHLTFIDQLIDDKKTLSERCESLVTELKQVDHKYSSKISQMQEQHDTVWQTLGPLCEEMKKLQELMTATEKVRREKWIDEKTKKIKEITVKGLEPEIQRLISKHKQEIRKLKALHEAELLQSDERAAQRYVRQAEELRQNLEREKEEVSQRERELAKQRYEKQLTHEEQSLQEQRRRLYSEVSEEKERLKQQATRQRAELDELRKQLEDNCALATRVLKEEYEKSKEEQDRRHQIELKAIKERLEIEKQAWEQNYRKKEEAWLLTRERELKEEVRKGRDKEIELVIQQLEAEMSTAREECERAAENRIKRVRDKYESELQELERSEKKSHDRCNQLKERVTELEGEQIRLQGLLKQREQEVDDLRKITDRLNEERRSLSDVIRQEFADRLVTTEEENKRLKIEASEAQARHRLELERMTREKEEELEEVHKRVKSAIVKKEETVNSLRKQCEAAVKRADHLEALLEQQRKQLLAK encoded by the exons AGGGACTCGCCCCGAGCCATCAATAACCTCCGGCGGTCCAACAGTACCACCCAGGTGACGCCAGGCAGCGGCTCTCTCTTCAG TGGGGAGCAGCGCGAGGATTTCTTATCCTTTTTTGAGAGCAGTTCCGTGGGAAGGAAGAAGCTACATGGACTGGCCAAGACGCCCCCGGAGAAGAAGGCCACATGGAATATACTG GATGACCAACCTCGTGCTTTTCCTGTACCCTCAAGTGCTCGCAGTGCCAGCTCGGTTCAGAGCTTGAGCATGAAGAGGAGAGACATGCCCGCACTGGCGCCCAATTTTCCAGCAAACAACAG GAGTAACAAGGGAACCGTAGGAAATACTGTAACCACGATGGTGCACAATAACTATTCATCCGGGGATCGAGGACTCGCTGCCAAGAGCTCCAATCAGAAACCGCCATCTTTAAA TAATCAGAGGACGCCCAATGGTGAAGAATCAGGAAGCAGCTTCCAGAAATCCCAGAAAAATctgtccggcacaaacaatctgggGCGTAACAACGCTGGGGGAAACAGCGCTGCCCAGAGGCGGAAAGAGGTCACTGCAGAGGAGGCGGAGCG GTTTATTCTGCAGGTGAACAATGCTGCCATCACCATTCAGCGTTGGTACAGGCGCCAGCGTCAAAAGCGGAGATCTGGGGAGGAAGCTCTACGTCATATGTTGGCTTCCAAAAAAGAG GAACGGCAGCATCAGGCAGATGAGAGCAGTCACCTAAATTCCCATCAGTCCAAAGACGACGAACGCAAGAGAATCCGAGAAGAGAAAGCTCGACAGGCCCGGCGGGCAGCCGTCCAG GAACTGCAGCTGAAGCGGGCACAGAAAGCCCTGGAAGCCCAGAAACTGGTAGAAGAGGAGCTGGCGCTGCTGCAACAGAGCGGGAAAGTGGGAAAGAAGAAGGTCAGCAGGAATCTGCTCAGTTCCCCATTACAGAGAAGCAGCAAGTCCAATAACAATAATGCAG GTGCTAGAGTTCAGGATGTGCTGGAAAATGATAATTCGGTCATCCCACTCTTCAAGCCATCCCCCGACTACAGGAGCAGCGAGCACAGTGCCCAG GCGCTCTCTACCCCTGACCACATACTGGGGGAAGTGGATGTAGCAGCCTCAGCCCAGTCTAAGACCACCCTGACCGATCTACTGGACACCCTGAAGCAGCTGGAGGAACCCGAACCATTGATGGAAATAAGAACAGAGGTCAAAGACAAATTTCACTGGATCGATGGG GACGCAGACACATCACTTACGACCGATAACCTGGAGCGTCATAGTCAGATGACCCATAACAGACAAGTGGAGCAGAAGGAGGTTCACGGTGGAGCTGCGACTCTGCTGTCCGAGGCCAAGCTGCAGAACATCATTAGCTTTCTGGATGAAATGGAAAAAGCTGAACAAGAAAGACCACGGTCCTCGGGGTCCAACACTCACAGAGGA ACTCTTCTCTCCGAGGCGGAGTTGAATCATCTGGAGCAGGCATCGGCTGTCGCCACCGAGGTGACCAGTTCCATGTTGAAGATGCGACTTGAGCTGGAGGAGAAGAAGAAAGCGCTGAGTCTTCTGCAGACGGCTTTA GCACAGCAGCGTGAATTAACCGTTCGACACGTCAAACAAACAGAGAAAGAGATGAGTTACCAGCTGAAACAGCAGAGCGCGCAATACGAGGCCACCATACAGAGGCACCTCACCTTCATCGACCAG CTCATCGATGACAAGAAAACTCTGAGCGAGCGATGCGAGTCTCTGGTAACTGAGCTGAAGCAGGTGGATCACAAGTACTCCAGCAAGATCTCCCAGATGCAAGAGCAGCATGACACG GTTTGGCAAACTCTGGgccccctgtgtgag GAGATGAAGAAGCTGCAGGAACTCATGACAGCGACTGAAAAAGTACGACGGGAGAAGTGGATCGatgagaagaccaagaagatcaaGGAGATCACGGTGAAGG GTCTGGAGCCCGAGATCCAGAGACTGATATCCAAGCACAAGCAAGAGATCCGCAAGTTAAAAGCTCTGCACGAGGCCGAGCTACTGCAGTCCGACGAACGTGCAGCGCAGCGATATGTGCGCCAGGCCGAGGAGCTGAGGCAAAACCTGGAGCGAGAGAAAGAAGAAGTGAGCCAGAGGGAGCGAGAGCTGGCGAAACAGAG ATATGAGAAGCAGCTGACACATGAGGAGCAGTCCCTGCAAGAGCAGCGCAGGCGACTATACAGCGAGGTGTCCGAGGAGAAGGAGCGCTTAAAGCAGCAAGCGACCAG GCAAAGAGCAGAATTGGACGAGCTCCGGAAGCAGTTAGAAGACAACTGCGCCCTGGCCACCCGGGTCCTGAAGGAAGAGTACGAGAAGAGCAAGGAGGAGCAAGACCGGCGGCACCAG ATTGAGCTGAAGGCAATCAAAGAGCGTCTGGAGATAGAGAAGCAGGCGTGGGAGCAGAACTACAGGAAGAAGGAG GAAGCCTGGCTTCTTACCAGGGAGCGGGAACTCAAAGAAGAGGTGCGGAAGGGGAGAGATAAGGAGATCGAATTAGTAATCCAACAACTTGAGGCCGAGATGTCAACAGCAAGAGAAGAATGTGAGCGGGCCGCCGAAAACAG gattaaGAGGGTGCGTGACAAGTACGAATCGGAGCTGCAGGAGCTGGAGCGGTCCGAGAAGAAGTCACATGACCGCTGCAATCAATTAAAGGAGAGGGTGACGGAGCTGGAGGGGGAGCAGATCAGACTCCAGGGACTTCTGAAACAGAGGGAGCAGGAAGTGGACGATCTCAGGAAG ATTACAGACCGGCTGAATGAGGAGAGGAGGAGCCTCTCAGACGTGATCCGCCAGGAATTCGCAGATCGGCTCGTTACCACCGAGGAAGAAAACAAGAGATTGAAAATCGAGGCATCCGAGGCTCAGGCGCGCCATCGTCTGGAGCTGGAGAGGATGACTCGTGAGAAGGAGGAGGAACTGGAGGAGGTTCACAAGAG AGTGAAATCTGCAATAGTGAAGAAAGAAGAGACCGTGAACAGCCTGCGGAAACAGTGCGAG
- the CEP131 gene encoding centrosomal protein of 131 kDa isoform X2 encodes MQSPLSTPSPQGGENNGELALTGSQVSVTRRPSSAGSAKHMSRSISVITDTRSRGNQRDSPRAINNLRRSNSTTQVTPGSGSLFSGEQREDFLSFFESSSVGRKKLHGLAKTPPEKKATWNILDDQPRAFPVPSSARSASSVQSLSMKRRDMPALAPNFPANNRSNKGTVGNTVTTMVHNNYSSGDRGLAAKSSNQKPPSLNNQRTPNGEESGSSFQKSQKNLSGTNNLGRNNAGGNSAAQRRKEVTAEEAERFILQVNNAAITIQRWYRRQRQKRRSGEEALRHMLASKKEERQHQADESSHLNSHQSKDDERKRIREEKARQARRAAVQELQLKRAQKALEAQKLVEEELALLQQSGKVGKKKVSRNLLSSPLQRSSKSNNNNAGARVQDVLENDNSVIPLFKPSPDYRSSEHSAQALSTPDHILGEVDVAASAQSKTTLTDLLDTLKQLEEPEPLMEIRTEVKDKFHWIDGDADTSLTTDNLERHSQMTHNRQVEQKEVHGGAATLLSEAKLQNIISFLDEMEKAEQERPRSSGSNTHRGTLLSEAELNHLEQASAVATEVTSSMLKMRLELEEKKKALSLLQTALAQQRELTVRHVKQTEKEMSYQLKQQSAQYEATIQRHLTFIDQLIDDKKTLSERCESLVTELKQVDHKYSSKISQMQEQHDTVWQTLGPLCEEMKKLQELMTATEKVRREKWIDEKTKKIKEITVKGLEPEIQRLISKHKQEIRKLKALHEAELLQSDERAAQRYVRQAEELRQNLEREKEEVSQRERELAKQRYEKQLTHEEQSLQEQRRRLYSEVSEEKERLKQQATRQRAELDELRKQLEDNCALATRVLKEEYEKSKEEQDRRHQIELKAIKERLEIEKQAWEQNYRKKEEAWLLTRERELKEEVRKGRDKEIELVIQQLEAEMSTAREECERAAENRIKRVRDKYESELQELERSEKKSHDRCNQLKERVTELEGEQIRLQGLLKQREQEVDDLRKITDRLNEERRSLSDVIRQEFADRLVTTEEENKRLKIEASEAQARHRLELERMTREKEEELEEVHKRVKSAIVKKEETVNSLRKQCEAAVKRADHLEALLEQQRKQLLAK; translated from the exons AGGGACTCGCCCCGAGCCATCAATAACCTCCGGCGGTCCAACAGTACCACCCAGGTGACGCCAGGCAGCGGCTCTCTCTTCAG TGGGGAGCAGCGCGAGGATTTCTTATCCTTTTTTGAGAGCAGTTCCGTGGGAAGGAAGAAGCTACATGGACTGGCCAAGACGCCCCCGGAGAAGAAGGCCACATGGAATATACTG GATGACCAACCTCGTGCTTTTCCTGTACCCTCAAGTGCTCGCAGTGCCAGCTCGGTTCAGAGCTTGAGCATGAAGAGGAGAGACATGCCCGCACTGGCGCCCAATTTTCCAGCAAACAACAG GAGTAACAAGGGAACCGTAGGAAATACTGTAACCACGATGGTGCACAATAACTATTCATCCGGGGATCGAGGACTCGCTGCCAAGAGCTCCAATCAGAAACCGCCATCTTTAAA TAATCAGAGGACGCCCAATGGTGAAGAATCAGGAAGCAGCTTCCAGAAATCCCAGAAAAATctgtccggcacaaacaatctgggGCGTAACAACGCTGGGGGAAACAGCGCTGCCCAGAGGCGGAAAGAGGTCACTGCAGAGGAGGCGGAGCG GTTTATTCTGCAGGTGAACAATGCTGCCATCACCATTCAGCGTTGGTACAGGCGCCAGCGTCAAAAGCGGAGATCTGGGGAGGAAGCTCTACGTCATATGTTGGCTTCCAAAAAAGAG GAACGGCAGCATCAGGCAGATGAGAGCAGTCACCTAAATTCCCATCAGTCCAAAGACGACGAACGCAAGAGAATCCGAGAAGAGAAAGCTCGACAGGCCCGGCGGGCAGCCGTCCAG GAACTGCAGCTGAAGCGGGCACAGAAAGCCCTGGAAGCCCAGAAACTGGTAGAAGAGGAGCTGGCGCTGCTGCAACAGAGCGGGAAAGTGGGAAAGAAGAAGGTCAGCAGGAATCTGCTCAGTTCCCCATTACAGAGAAGCAGCAAGTCCAATAACAATAATGCAG GTGCTAGAGTTCAGGATGTGCTGGAAAATGATAATTCGGTCATCCCACTCTTCAAGCCATCCCCCGACTACAGGAGCAGCGAGCACAGTGCCCAG GCGCTCTCTACCCCTGACCACATACTGGGGGAAGTGGATGTAGCAGCCTCAGCCCAGTCTAAGACCACCCTGACCGATCTACTGGACACCCTGAAGCAGCTGGAGGAACCCGAACCATTGATGGAAATAAGAACAGAGGTCAAAGACAAATTTCACTGGATCGATGGG GACGCAGACACATCACTTACGACCGATAACCTGGAGCGTCATAGTCAGATGACCCATAACAGACAAGTGGAGCAGAAGGAGGTTCACGGTGGAGCTGCGACTCTGCTGTCCGAGGCCAAGCTGCAGAACATCATTAGCTTTCTGGATGAAATGGAAAAAGCTGAACAAGAAAGACCACGGTCCTCGGGGTCCAACACTCACAGAGGA ACTCTTCTCTCCGAGGCGGAGTTGAATCATCTGGAGCAGGCATCGGCTGTCGCCACCGAGGTGACCAGTTCCATGTTGAAGATGCGACTTGAGCTGGAGGAGAAGAAGAAAGCGCTGAGTCTTCTGCAGACGGCTTTA GCACAGCAGCGTGAATTAACCGTTCGACACGTCAAACAAACAGAGAAAGAGATGAGTTACCAGCTGAAACAGCAGAGCGCGCAATACGAGGCCACCATACAGAGGCACCTCACCTTCATCGACCAG CTCATCGATGACAAGAAAACTCTGAGCGAGCGATGCGAGTCTCTGGTAACTGAGCTGAAGCAGGTGGATCACAAGTACTCCAGCAAGATCTCCCAGATGCAAGAGCAGCATGACACG GTTTGGCAAACTCTGGgccccctgtgtgag GAGATGAAGAAGCTGCAGGAACTCATGACAGCGACTGAAAAAGTACGACGGGAGAAGTGGATCGatgagaagaccaagaagatcaaGGAGATCACGGTGAAGG GTCTGGAGCCCGAGATCCAGAGACTGATATCCAAGCACAAGCAAGAGATCCGCAAGTTAAAAGCTCTGCACGAGGCCGAGCTACTGCAGTCCGACGAACGTGCAGCGCAGCGATATGTGCGCCAGGCCGAGGAGCTGAGGCAAAACCTGGAGCGAGAGAAAGAAGAAGTGAGCCAGAGGGAGCGAGAGCTGGCGAAACAGAG ATATGAGAAGCAGCTGACACATGAGGAGCAGTCCCTGCAAGAGCAGCGCAGGCGACTATACAGCGAGGTGTCCGAGGAGAAGGAGCGCTTAAAGCAGCAAGCGACCAG GCAAAGAGCAGAATTGGACGAGCTCCGGAAGCAGTTAGAAGACAACTGCGCCCTGGCCACCCGGGTCCTGAAGGAAGAGTACGAGAAGAGCAAGGAGGAGCAAGACCGGCGGCACCAG ATTGAGCTGAAGGCAATCAAAGAGCGTCTGGAGATAGAGAAGCAGGCGTGGGAGCAGAACTACAGGAAGAAGGAG GAAGCCTGGCTTCTTACCAGGGAGCGGGAACTCAAAGAAGAGGTGCGGAAGGGGAGAGATAAGGAGATCGAATTAGTAATCCAACAACTTGAGGCCGAGATGTCAACAGCAAGAGAAGAATGTGAGCGGGCCGCCGAAAACAG gattaaGAGGGTGCGTGACAAGTACGAATCGGAGCTGCAGGAGCTGGAGCGGTCCGAGAAGAAGTCACATGACCGCTGCAATCAATTAAAGGAGAGGGTGACGGAGCTGGAGGGGGAGCAGATCAGACTCCAGGGACTTCTGAAACAGAGGGAGCAGGAAGTGGACGATCTCAGGAAG ATTACAGACCGGCTGAATGAGGAGAGGAGGAGCCTCTCAGACGTGATCCGCCAGGAATTCGCAGATCGGCTCGTTACCACCGAGGAAGAAAACAAGAGATTGAAAATCGAGGCATCCGAGGCTCAGGCGCGCCATCGTCTGGAGCTGGAGAGGATGACTCGTGAGAAGGAGGAGGAACTGGAGGAGGTTCACAAGAG AGTGAAATCTGCAATAGTGAAGAAAGAAGAGACCGTGAACAGCCTGCGGAAACAGTGCGAG
- the CEP131 gene encoding centrosomal protein of 131 kDa isoform X4 produces the protein MQSPLSTPSPQGGENNGELALTGSQVSVTRRPSSAGSAKHMSRSISVITDTRSRGNQVRDSPRAINNLRRSNSTTQVTPGSGSLFSGEQREDFLSFFESSSVGRKKLHGLAKTPPEKKATWNILDDQPRAFPVPSSARSASSVQSLSMKRRDMPALAPNFPANNRSNKGTVGNTVTTMVHNNYSSGDRGLAAKSSNQKPPSLNNQRTPNGEESGSSFQKSQKNLSGTNNLGRNNAGGNSAAQRRKEVTAEEAERFILQVNNAAITIQRWYRRQRQKRRSGEEALRHMLASKKEERQHQADESSHLNSHQSKDDERKRIREEKARQARRAAVQELQLKRAQKALEAQKLVEEELALLQQSGKVGKKKVSRNLLSSPLQRSSKSNNNNAGARVQDVLENDNSVIPLFKPSPDYRSSEHSAQALSTPDHILGEVDVAASAQSKTTLTDLLDTLKQLEEPEPLMEIRTEVKDKFHWIDGDADTSLTTDNLERHSQMTHNRQVEQKEVHGGAATLLSEAKLQNIISFLDEMEKAEQERPRSSGSNTHRGTLLSEAELNHLEQASAVATEVTSSMLKMRLELEEKKKALSLLQTALAQQRELTVRHVKQTEKEMSYQLKQQSAQYEATIQRHLTFIDQEMKKLQELMTATEKVRREKWIDEKTKKIKEITVKGLEPEIQRLISKHKQEIRKLKALHEAELLQSDERAAQRYVRQAEELRQNLEREKEEVSQRERELAKQRYEKQLTHEEQSLQEQRRRLYSEVSEEKERLKQQATRQRAELDELRKQLEDNCALATRVLKEEYEKSKEEQDRRHQIELKAIKERLEIEKQAWEQNYRKKEEAWLLTRERELKEEVRKGRDKEIELVIQQLEAEMSTAREECERAAENRIKRVRDKYESELQELERSEKKSHDRCNQLKERVTELEGEQIRLQGLLKQREQEVDDLRKITDRLNEERRSLSDVIRQEFADRLVTTEEENKRLKIEASEAQARHRLELERMTREKEEELEEVHKRVKSAIVKKEETVNSLRKQCEAAVKRADHLEALLEQQRKQLLAK, from the exons AGGGACTCGCCCCGAGCCATCAATAACCTCCGGCGGTCCAACAGTACCACCCAGGTGACGCCAGGCAGCGGCTCTCTCTTCAG TGGGGAGCAGCGCGAGGATTTCTTATCCTTTTTTGAGAGCAGTTCCGTGGGAAGGAAGAAGCTACATGGACTGGCCAAGACGCCCCCGGAGAAGAAGGCCACATGGAATATACTG GATGACCAACCTCGTGCTTTTCCTGTACCCTCAAGTGCTCGCAGTGCCAGCTCGGTTCAGAGCTTGAGCATGAAGAGGAGAGACATGCCCGCACTGGCGCCCAATTTTCCAGCAAACAACAG GAGTAACAAGGGAACCGTAGGAAATACTGTAACCACGATGGTGCACAATAACTATTCATCCGGGGATCGAGGACTCGCTGCCAAGAGCTCCAATCAGAAACCGCCATCTTTAAA TAATCAGAGGACGCCCAATGGTGAAGAATCAGGAAGCAGCTTCCAGAAATCCCAGAAAAATctgtccggcacaaacaatctgggGCGTAACAACGCTGGGGGAAACAGCGCTGCCCAGAGGCGGAAAGAGGTCACTGCAGAGGAGGCGGAGCG GTTTATTCTGCAGGTGAACAATGCTGCCATCACCATTCAGCGTTGGTACAGGCGCCAGCGTCAAAAGCGGAGATCTGGGGAGGAAGCTCTACGTCATATGTTGGCTTCCAAAAAAGAG GAACGGCAGCATCAGGCAGATGAGAGCAGTCACCTAAATTCCCATCAGTCCAAAGACGACGAACGCAAGAGAATCCGAGAAGAGAAAGCTCGACAGGCCCGGCGGGCAGCCGTCCAG GAACTGCAGCTGAAGCGGGCACAGAAAGCCCTGGAAGCCCAGAAACTGGTAGAAGAGGAGCTGGCGCTGCTGCAACAGAGCGGGAAAGTGGGAAAGAAGAAGGTCAGCAGGAATCTGCTCAGTTCCCCATTACAGAGAAGCAGCAAGTCCAATAACAATAATGCAG GTGCTAGAGTTCAGGATGTGCTGGAAAATGATAATTCGGTCATCCCACTCTTCAAGCCATCCCCCGACTACAGGAGCAGCGAGCACAGTGCCCAG GCGCTCTCTACCCCTGACCACATACTGGGGGAAGTGGATGTAGCAGCCTCAGCCCAGTCTAAGACCACCCTGACCGATCTACTGGACACCCTGAAGCAGCTGGAGGAACCCGAACCATTGATGGAAATAAGAACAGAGGTCAAAGACAAATTTCACTGGATCGATGGG GACGCAGACACATCACTTACGACCGATAACCTGGAGCGTCATAGTCAGATGACCCATAACAGACAAGTGGAGCAGAAGGAGGTTCACGGTGGAGCTGCGACTCTGCTGTCCGAGGCCAAGCTGCAGAACATCATTAGCTTTCTGGATGAAATGGAAAAAGCTGAACAAGAAAGACCACGGTCCTCGGGGTCCAACACTCACAGAGGA ACTCTTCTCTCCGAGGCGGAGTTGAATCATCTGGAGCAGGCATCGGCTGTCGCCACCGAGGTGACCAGTTCCATGTTGAAGATGCGACTTGAGCTGGAGGAGAAGAAGAAAGCGCTGAGTCTTCTGCAGACGGCTTTA GCACAGCAGCGTGAATTAACCGTTCGACACGTCAAACAAACAGAGAAAGAGATGAGTTACCAGCTGAAACAGCAGAGCGCGCAATACGAGGCCACCATACAGAGGCACCTCACCTTCATCGACCAG GAGATGAAGAAGCTGCAGGAACTCATGACAGCGACTGAAAAAGTACGACGGGAGAAGTGGATCGatgagaagaccaagaagatcaaGGAGATCACGGTGAAGG GTCTGGAGCCCGAGATCCAGAGACTGATATCCAAGCACAAGCAAGAGATCCGCAAGTTAAAAGCTCTGCACGAGGCCGAGCTACTGCAGTCCGACGAACGTGCAGCGCAGCGATATGTGCGCCAGGCCGAGGAGCTGAGGCAAAACCTGGAGCGAGAGAAAGAAGAAGTGAGCCAGAGGGAGCGAGAGCTGGCGAAACAGAG ATATGAGAAGCAGCTGACACATGAGGAGCAGTCCCTGCAAGAGCAGCGCAGGCGACTATACAGCGAGGTGTCCGAGGAGAAGGAGCGCTTAAAGCAGCAAGCGACCAG GCAAAGAGCAGAATTGGACGAGCTCCGGAAGCAGTTAGAAGACAACTGCGCCCTGGCCACCCGGGTCCTGAAGGAAGAGTACGAGAAGAGCAAGGAGGAGCAAGACCGGCGGCACCAG ATTGAGCTGAAGGCAATCAAAGAGCGTCTGGAGATAGAGAAGCAGGCGTGGGAGCAGAACTACAGGAAGAAGGAG GAAGCCTGGCTTCTTACCAGGGAGCGGGAACTCAAAGAAGAGGTGCGGAAGGGGAGAGATAAGGAGATCGAATTAGTAATCCAACAACTTGAGGCCGAGATGTCAACAGCAAGAGAAGAATGTGAGCGGGCCGCCGAAAACAG gattaaGAGGGTGCGTGACAAGTACGAATCGGAGCTGCAGGAGCTGGAGCGGTCCGAGAAGAAGTCACATGACCGCTGCAATCAATTAAAGGAGAGGGTGACGGAGCTGGAGGGGGAGCAGATCAGACTCCAGGGACTTCTGAAACAGAGGGAGCAGGAAGTGGACGATCTCAGGAAG ATTACAGACCGGCTGAATGAGGAGAGGAGGAGCCTCTCAGACGTGATCCGCCAGGAATTCGCAGATCGGCTCGTTACCACCGAGGAAGAAAACAAGAGATTGAAAATCGAGGCATCCGAGGCTCAGGCGCGCCATCGTCTGGAGCTGGAGAGGATGACTCGTGAGAAGGAGGAGGAACTGGAGGAGGTTCACAAGAG AGTGAAATCTGCAATAGTGAAGAAAGAAGAGACCGTGAACAGCCTGCGGAAACAGTGCGAG